In Helianthus annuus cultivar XRQ/B chromosome 9, HanXRQr2.0-SUNRISE, whole genome shotgun sequence, the following are encoded in one genomic region:
- the LOC110879074 gene encoding protein PSK SIMULATOR 1 — MVENLKAVSKSVSRLSKRCEDANLRCFEMLFDGFANTGRDPHNWVVSWKEMEARNKKMERYVCTTVALHREIDELTVIENSLKKYSQCDLHKKDYVSKQQKILDLQQKLQWQKQEIKYLKEKSLWNRSFDTVTSLLVKSIFTILARIKLVFNINHGYPPSLHRSLSASATIYPSDQAPSSFTFVSGPLAKSTKHTENNHLAHGFFNTNSEILKPSSTTLGAAALALHYANLIIVTEKMIRSPQLVGVDARDDIYSMLPNSIRSSLRCRLKGIGFTASDPVFAGEWRAALGKILVRFGYCR, encoded by the coding sequence ATGGTTGAAAACCTTAAAGCAGTTTCGAAATCTGTTTCTAGACTGAGTAAACGGTGCGAAGACGCGAACTTGCGCTGCTTCGAGATGTTGTTTGATGGTTTTGCGAATACGGGTCGTGATCCGCATAATTGGGTTGTGAGCTGGAAAGAAATGGAGGCCCGGAATAAGAAGATGGAGAGATATGTTTGTACAACTGTTGCACTTCATCGCGAGATCGATGAATTAACTGTTATCGAAAACAGTTTGAAGAAATATTCGCAGTGCGATTTGCATAAAAAAGATTACGTTTCGAAGCAACAGAAGATTCTTGATTTGCAGCAAAAGCTCCAGTGGCAGAAACAAGAGATCAAGTATCTAAAAGAGAAGTCGTTATGGAACAGAAGTTTCGATACAGTTACATCGTTGCTTGTAAAATCGATCTTTACGATTCTCGCAAGAATCAAACTCGTGTTCAATATTAACCACGGGTACCCGCCTTCGCTCCACCGAAGCCTTTCGGCTTCCGCCACTATTTACCCGTCGGATCAGGCCCCGAGTTCTTTCACCTTTGTATCCGGACCATTGGCGAAAAGCACGAAACATACAGAAAACAACCACCTCGCACACGGGTTTTTCAACACGAATTCGGAGATTTTAAAACCGTCGTCAACCACTTTAGGCGCGGCTGCTCTCGCTCTACATTACGCCAATTTAATCATTGTGACGGAGAAGATGATACGATCGCCTCAACTAGTTGGTGTCGATGCGCGGGATGATATCTACTCGATGTTACCGAACAGCATTCGATCTTCGTTAAGGTGTCGGTTGAAAGGGATCGGGTTTACAGCGAGTGATCCGGTTTTTGCGGGGGAGTGGCGAGCGGCGTTGGGGAAGATATTAGTGCGGTTCGGTTATTGTCGGTGA
- the LOC110879075 gene encoding uncharacterized protein LOC110879075: MSMHAKTDSEVTSQTASSPTRSPRRPVYFVQSPSRDSHDGEKTTNSFHSTPVLSPNGSPGRHSRNSSSTRFSGSLRPGSRKSSQQLQPVKHGKGFDAIEEEGLVDDDHRRGIPRRCYFLAFVVGFFVLFSFFALVLWAAAKPQKPDVVMRSISFDEFVVNAGADASGVATEMVNMNATIRFNFRNRGTFFGVHVSSTPLDLAYTELTLASGTIKKFYQSRKGHRLVSVNLQGRGVPLYGGGVNWSSQNGKLTAPVPLNLNFTVKAKAYVLGKLVKPKFHRKISCAIVYKPTKVNVPISLKNACNVE; encoded by the exons ATGTCAATGCACGCAAAAACCGACTCCGAGGTAACCAGCCAGACCGCATCATCCCCAACCAGATCACCACGCCGACCTGTCTACTTCGTCCAAAGCCCATCACGTGACTCTCACGACGGCGAAAAAACCACTAACTCATTCCACTCAACTCCGGTTTTAAGCCCCAACGGCTCACCGGGTCGCCACTCCAGAAACTCATCTTCTACCCGTTTCTCCGGGTCGCTCCGACCCGGCTCCAGAAAATCCAGCCAACAACTCCAGCCGGTGAAACACGGCAAAGGGTTCGATGCAATTGAGGAAGAAGGGTTGGTTGACGATGATCACCGGAGAGGGATCCCACGTCGGTGCTATTTTTTGGCGTTTGTTGTCGGGTTTTTTGTTCTGTTTTCGTTTTTTGCGTTGGTTTTGTGGGCTGCTGCTAAACCTCAGAAACCGGATGTTGTGATGAGG AGTATTTCGTTTGATGAGTTTGTGGTGAATGCTGGAGCGGATGCGTCTGGAGTTGCTACTGAGATGGTGAATATGAATGCTACGATTAGGTTTAATTTTCGGAATCGGGGTACCTTTTTTGGAGTTCATGTGTCGTCGACGCCGTTAGATCTGGCCTACACGGAGTTAACCCTAGCTTCTGGAACT ATCAAGAAATTTTACCAATCAAGAAAAGGGCACAGGCTAGTAAGCGTAAATTTACAGGGCCGTGGCGTTCCATTATACGGTGGGGGTGTAAACTGGAGTAGCCAAAACGGCAAACTGACCGCACCAGTGCCGCTGAACCTTAACTTCACGGTTAAAGCCAAGGCTTATGTTCTCGGCAAATTAGTTAAACCCAAGTTCCATAGAAAGATCTCTTGTGCCATTGTTTACAAACCCACCAAGGTCAATGTACCTATTTCGCTCAAGAACGCTTGCAACGTTGAGTAA